Genomic segment of Rhodoflexus caldus:
TGTTCAGGTCTGCCGTCTTTAAAAAGTCTTGTCCCGTTACCAACAAATATTGGTATTACCGAAATAATTATCTCGTCCAACAAGTCATTTTTTAATAGTTCGTTTACTATCTCTGCTCCACCGTCACAAAAAATATTTTTCCCGTTTTCGCTTTTTAGTTTTATCACTAAGTCGGTCAAGTCGCCTGTGTAAAAAACCGTTTTGCCAATTGTTGGTCTTGCTGTCCTTGTAATGATGTAAGCGTTTTTGTCAGCGTGCGGAAACTCTCCAACTTGTTTCATTACCCAATCATAAGTTTTTCGTCCAAGTATTACGGTGTCAATGGTTGAAACAAAGTCTGCATAACCGTAATCTTCTCCTTCTTTTTGAACTATTGAAAGAAAATTCAAGTCATCATTGGGTTTAGCGATGTAGCCGTCCAAGCTCATTGCGATGTAAAGAATTATTTGTCTGTTATTACTCATTTTATTTTTCAAAAAAATTTTAATCGTTAGTTGTAATGCTGTCGGATAATTGTCAGTCCGTTAACAAGTCCTTTTAGACCTGAATTACTGTCCCCCGAAACCGAACATAATTTGAAAAGAACAACATTTTTGAGTTACGTGTCAGTTTGAAAAAAGCCCTAATGGGGGACAGTCATTCAGTGTCTTTTATGTTACTCCGTCAATGCACTCGCAGTCGTCCGATAGCCTTGCTGCTAACGGAAAAGCATTTGTGCAGGGCGGGATTAGTAGCACTACCGTTTTCCACACGCA
This window contains:
- a CDS encoding dihydrofolate reductase family protein; the protein is MSNNRQIILYIAMSLDGYIAKPNDDLNFLSIVQKEGEDYGYADFVSTIDTVILGRKTYDWVMKQVGEFPHADKNAYIITRTARPTIGKTVFYTGDLTDLVIKLKSENGKNIFCDGGAEIVNELLKNDLLDEIIISVIPIFVGNGTRLFKDGRPEQKLQLVNVKTFDTGLTQLHYKRADN